The Geothrix oryzae DNA window GCCCTGCTCAGCGTCCTGATGCTGCGGCACGGGCTCCTGATCCTGGATCTCGAGCGGCTTTCACAGGACCTGGAAGGCCGCGTCGAAGAGCGCACCCGGAAACTCGAGGCCCACCACCACGAGGCCATGGGCGACCTGCGGATGCGCATGATGGCCGGGCTGGCGGCAGGACTCGCCCACGACCTGAACAACATCCTCGGCATCATCAGGCTCCGGGTGGATCTCCTGGAGGAGACCAGCACCCCGGTGCAGCGGGAGAACCTGGCCGTGCTGCGGGAGACCACGGAACGGGCCGCCACCATGACGCGGCGCATCCTCGCCTCCGGGCGGGCCCAGGACATCGCGCCCACGGCCTTCGATTTCACCGACTGGATGGAGTCCCGCGGGGCCCTGTTCCAGGCCCTCCTGCGACCGGACCAGACGCAGGATCTCCAGGTGTCGCGGGACCTGCATGTCTTCGCCGATCCCCAGTCCCTGGACCAGGTCTTCCAGAACCTGGTGACCAATGCCCGGGATGCCATGGGCCCGACCGGGAACCTCTGCATCCGTGCCCAGCACGGGCCGGGCTCGGTGCTGGTGGAGGTGCGGGACGACGGCCCGGGCATACCGCCCGAGCACCTGGCCCGGATGTTCGAGCCCTTCTTCACCACCAAGGCGAAGGGCACGGGCCTCGGCCTCGCCACCGTCCGCAACCTCGTGATCCAGAACCGGGGCAGCATCCGGATCGAAAGCCAGGTGGGCCAGGGCACCGCCTTCCTCCTCGAGCTGCCCGCCCCGGAACGGCTCCTGCTAGCCTGACCCCATGCAGGACCGCATGCAGAGCGAATCCAGGGCCCTCGGGCTCGTCTACGGGGCTGTCTTCGGCTCCCTGTTTCCCCTGTTCCACTTCGCGGCGCGGTCCTTCGCCCGGCGCGAGGCCGGCCACGCGACCGCCGATCAGATCGCCAACGCCTTCATGGCACTGCGCCCCAAGTACCTGGAGGCGATCCTCGGCAACACCGCCCAGGTGCTGGGCCTGCGGGCCACGCATCCGGCGGTGGAGCGCACCGCGCGGGAGATGGTCCGCCAGCACGCACGGGCCTGGGTGGACTTCTTCTTCTACGGACAGAGGCCCGTGGAGGAGGCCCTGGCCCAGTTCGCCAGCATCGAGGGGGCGGACCGCCTCGACGCGGCCAGGGCAGAGGGCCGCGGGGTCATCCTGCTCACGGCCCACGCGGGCAACTACGAACTGGGCGGGGTGCTGCTGCGGGCCCGGAACCTCAAGGTCCACGCGGTCTACAAGCCCGACCGCTTCGAGGCCGTGGAGCGCCTGCGGGAGAGCCTGCGCGCCCAGGGCGGCGTGGTGGGCATCCCCGTGGATGGCGTGGGCTTCTCCACCCTGCCCCTGGTGAAGCTCCTGCGGGAGGGGGCCCTGGTGGGCATGCAGGGGGACCGCGACTTCAGCCTGAACGGCGTGCCCATGCCCTTCTTCGGCCGGGAGGTGCCCTTCCCCCGGGGGCCCTGGGAACTGGCCGCCATGACGGGCGCGCCCATCATCACCAGCTTCTTCTTCACCGACGAAGACCGGCGCTTCCACGCCCGGTTCGGGGAACCCATCCACATCCGGGGCGGCCGCGGCGAGCGCATGGCGGAAATTGAAGCGGGGATGCGGGCTTATGTGGCGGGACTGGAAACCCTGATCCGCCAGCACCCGAGCCAGTGGTACTGCTTCTATCCCTTCTGGGACGACCCGGCCCGGGAAAAATCCCAGGCCTGACGGCGTGTCACCGGTCATAGGGGTTTAGACTTAATCTTTTGGCTGCCGGGATGCCCCGGTCCCCACAGGAGTCTCCCCCATGCGCGGCATTCTCACCATGTCCCTCGTGGCCGCAGCCACGCTCGCCTGCAATTCGAACAAGGGCTCGGCCCCCGTGGTGGCCGCCCCGACCCAGCCCCAGGCCGCAGCGCCCGCCGCCCCGGCCGGCCCCTCCATCACGGGCAAGCTGCTCGAGCGCATCGAGGCATCCCCCTACTGCTACCTGCGCATCCAGACCGCCCAGGGCGAGGTGTGGGCCGCGGTGCCCGAGGCCAAGATCGAGAAGGGCGCCGAGGTGACCGTCGTCAACGCCATGGTCATGAGGGACTTCGAATCCAAGACCCTGAAGAAGACCTTCACCGAGATCTTCTTCGGCACCCTGGCGCCGGCCGGCGGTGCGGCTCCGGCGGCTGCCCCCGCGCCCATGCCGGGCCAGGCCCAGGGCCAGCCCAATCCCCACGGCCAGCTGGCCCAGCCCGTCGAAGTGGGCAAGGTCGAGAAGGCCACCGGCGCGGATGCCCGCACCGTGGCTGAAGCCTGGGCCCAGAAGGGCAGCCTCAAGGAGAAGACGGTCACCATCCGCGGCAAGGTCGTGAAGTACAACGCCGGCGTCATGGGCAAGAACTGGATCCACCTCCAGGACGGCAGCGGCGAGGCCGCCAAGGGCACCCACGACATCACCTTCACCTCGGCGGAACAGGTCGCCAAGGGCGACACGGTCACGCTGCGCGGCACCCTCCGCACGGACAAGGATTTCGGCTCCGGCTACGCCTACGCCGTCATCGTGGAAGACGCGAAGGTCGTGAAGAAGTAGGGTCAGTCTTCAGCCTTCAGAAAAGAGCGGGCGTCTTCGGACGCCCGCACTTTTCTGCCTTCCGCGCTTTGGTCAGACGGCCGCGGGAACGGCGGCCAGGTCCTTGATCCAGGCGGGCACGGTGCGGACGCCCTTGGGGGCCTGCAGGGCCTTCTGGTAGCGGCGCAGCTCCCCGTCGTGGTTGACGATGAAGTCGCTCTCCTCGGCGTAGTTGGTGATGGGCAGCCAGGCCGTGGCCGAGCGGCCCAGGTCGGAGACCTCCACCTCCAGCGCCAGGCTGAAGGCCGCGGCCTTGAGGATCTGGCCCAGCAGGTCGGCTTCCTTGGTGCTGGTGAAGGCGGCGTCGTGCAGCATCACCACGGCCTTGACCTCGCCCCGCTGCACCTTGGCCAGGAGATCCTCGAGGGCGCCGAAGCGGAATCCCCGCTCGGTGAAGCCCCGGCGGTTCAGAATGCCGTCCGCGCTGGTCTGGTACTTGGGCAGCACCACGGAGATGGTCTTGTCCCCGCTGCCGTAGCGCAGGTCGGCGGAGGCGGCCAGTTCGCCCAGGCGCTGGGCCGCGTCGCAGCCGAAGGTGCCCTGGCCGATGACGGCCACGGGACCGGCAGCCTGGAGGCCCTCGCGGATGGCGTCGAGGCTGGCGGGCGCGCCCTTCAGCAGGGGCGAGGGGGCCTGGCCGGTGCGGTTGTAGTGGGCGTAGGCGTAGCGCTCTTCATCGCTGATGAAGTGGGTGGTGTCCTTCCCCTCCAGGGGCCGCGGCCGGAAGCGGTGGATCTGGTTGCCCTCGTGGTCGATCCAGATGGGGTTGCCCAGGGCCGAGTGGCGGCTGATGGAAGGTGCGCTCTTGAGGTACCAGACCCGCTTGCGGAAGCGGAAGTCGCGGCTGGTGAGCGCGCCCACGGGGCACAGGTCCACCACATTGCCGGCGTAGGGGTTCTGGTCCATGGATTTGCCGGTGTAGGTGGTGACTTCGAGGTGCGCGCCGCGCTGGGCCACGATGAGTTCGCCGCCGCCGCTGATCTCGCGGGTGAAGCGCACGCAGCGGGTGCAGTGGATGCAGCGGTTCTTGTCGATGACGATC harbors:
- a CDS encoding lysophospholipid acyltransferase family protein is translated as MQSESRALGLVYGAVFGSLFPLFHFAARSFARREAGHATADQIANAFMALRPKYLEAILGNTAQVLGLRATHPAVERTAREMVRQHARAWVDFFFYGQRPVEEALAQFASIEGADRLDAARAEGRGVILLTAHAGNYELGGVLLRARNLKVHAVYKPDRFEAVERLRESLRAQGGVVGIPVDGVGFSTLPLVKLLREGALVGMQGDRDFSLNGVPMPFFGREVPFPRGPWELAAMTGAPIITSFFFTDEDRRFHARFGEPIHIRGGRGERMAEIEAGMRAYVAGLETLIRQHPSQWYCFYPFWDDPAREKSQA
- a CDS encoding 2Fe-2S iron-sulfur cluster-binding protein codes for the protein MPTIKINDVELSVNPGTLVLDACRKVGIDIPHYCYHPALTPVATCRMCLVEIKGQPKLATSCTTTVPPAPKDNPEAVVMEVLTNSPAVADARAGVMEFLLINHPLDCPICDQAGECKLQDYSYDYGSGDSRMAEVKRRYRYEDLGAKIVIDKNRCIHCTRCVRFTREISGGGELIVAQRGAHLEVTTYTGKSMDQNPYAGNVVDLCPVGALTSRDFRFRKRVWYLKSAPSISRHSALGNPIWIDHEGNQIHRFRPRPLEGKDTTHFISDEERYAYAHYNRTGQAPSPLLKGAPASLDAIREGLQAAGPVAVIGQGTFGCDAAQRLGELAASADLRYGSGDKTISVVLPKYQTSADGILNRRGFTERGFRFGALEDLLAKVQRGEVKAVVMLHDAAFTSTKEADLLGQILKAAAFSLALEVEVSDLGRSATAWLPITNYAEESDFIVNHDGELRRYQKALQAPKGVRTVPAWIKDLAAVPAAV